In Prochlorococcus marinus CUG1415, the sequence TTGCTTTTGATGAAGGATTTTATGCCCTACAAGCTAGGTGGATATTGGATAAAGGTAATTGGTCAATTCCTCTTTGGTGGGATGGATATTTTTTAGATAGAACAATAGGATTACAGTTTTTAATTGCAAAGTCACAAGAAATTTTTGGAAGAAATATGTTTGCCGCATATCTACCCACAACAGCTGCTGCAATATTGATGCTATTCACAACTTACAAAATGCATGAAGAATTTTTCAATAAAACATATGCAATTATATCTCCATTAATACTTGCCACTACTTATCTGTGGTTTGACTACTCACACTTAGCCACCCAAGATATTATTTATTCGTGTTTAGTTACTATTGGAATATTTTCTTTGGTCAAAATAAAAAGTAAAGATAATAAATTGTATATTCTGCTTTTTGGTATTTGGATTGGTTTGTCTTTTATGATGAAGACTTTTCTAGTATTTGTACCTTTATTATCACTACTACCATATTTATTTATAAAAAAAAATATTTTATTCAGTAAATTCTTTTGGCTTGGACTACTCATTGGATTTATTCCGTATTTATTTTGGGCATTATCTATTAACCCTTATTTAGAGAAAAATATTATTTTTTACTTAGTGGAAAAGTTTAACATTCTCTCTAATAAAAATAACTTTACAAATCCTTTCTATTATTATTTGTGGAATATTCCGGTCACATATCTTCCATGGAGTATTTTTGCCATTATTGGCATGTCATACAATTTTCATGAAAGTAAAGAGAATAAATATATACTTGTTTTTTTCCCCTTAACGTTAATTGCGATTCTAAGTATTTTTTCTACTAAAACGCCCTACTATACTCTACAAATCTCATCTATTTTTTCACTAAATACTTATGTGGGGATAAAATATTTATTTAATTATCAAAGATATAAACTAATTTTTGTTTTTATAACTTCAAAAATAATTCCATTATTTATATTCTGTCTGACTTTTACATATTATTTTTTCTTTAAAAACATAACCAACTTTAACTCTAAAGAAAACACATTTCTGATTCTTGGATTATTATTCTTTGGCCTATCTTGGTCATTTATAAAACATAAAAACTCATTCACAGAAATATTAATAGCACTTATAATTGGACCTTACTTACTAACTTCATTTGTTTTGCAATCAGGATTATTCACTGATAGATCAAGGGAACTAAGAGAACAAATGGAATACATATCATCTATTGATATCGTAAAAAATCAAAAGATAAATGTGATCAAAAGTGGAATAAACAATTCTATATCTCAATCGAAAATCATAAGAATTTCGTTATTAACTCCTAAACTAGGCGAACGTTTGGAGGGTATTGATCAGTTAAAGAAATCAGAATTGGCATGGTCAACTGAATTTAGGGAAATAAAAAACAATAATTATGTTTATGAAGTTATATACGAAAACGATATTTTAAAGCCATGGAAATTAATAATAAAAAAGTAAATTATCCATTTATACTAAAATGTCGATAGCAAACGTATAAAATAATGAAATCAGTTAATACTTGGAATTTAACGAATAATAAACTTCATCAATTATTCAAAGACAATAATGAATTTATTGCAATTACAGTCAGGGGTAATACTTGGGAGCCAATAACAAGATGGCTAAAATTCGATTCAAGAGTTTTTAGAGAAACCACCAGCAAAGCAAGAATAACCTTATGCGATATTGAGTCTCTGGCAGAAATTTACAATTATAGATCTATTAGATGGAAAGCTAAAAAATTAACACCTTTGCCAACTAAACTAATTCCAAGATCTTTAAAAAATATTTTTCGCAAACTACCTATAATAAAACAACTTGCATACGAACTAGAAATATTTTTTTATAAATATAATGCAAATACTTCGGATCATTTAATATCAATAGTCATTCCTGCGAGAAATGAGGAAGGTAATAAAAAACTTTTAATAAATGCACTAAATAAATTCAAAAAAATACCCAATAACTTAGAAATTATATTTGTTGAAGGTAATAGCAGTGATAATACATATAAAATTTTGCAAGAATTAAAAGAAAGTTTCTCAGATTTCTTCAAGATATCTCTTTTGAAACAAACTTATAAAGGAAAGAAAAATGCAGTCGTAGAGGGATTTAATATTTCTAAAGGTCAAACCCTTGCCATAATTGATAGTGATTTCACTGTAGATATTGATGACAGTATTGCAGCAATAATGGAATCAACTAAAAATGAAAATATA encodes:
- a CDS encoding ArnT family glycosyltransferase; this encodes MINRILKFKNLYKLLIFIPLIFYFGKRSYIAFDEGFYALQARWILDKGNWSIPLWWDGYFLDRTIGLQFLIAKSQEIFGRNMFAAYLPTTAAAILMLFTTYKMHEEFFNKTYAIISPLILATTYLWFDYSHLATQDIIYSCLVTIGIFSLVKIKSKDNKLYILLFGIWIGLSFMMKTFLVFVPLLSLLPYLFIKKNILFSKFFWLGLLIGFIPYLFWALSINPYLEKNIIFYLVEKFNILSNKNNFTNPFYYYLWNIPVTYLPWSIFAIIGMSYNFHESKENKYILVFFPLTLIAILSIFSTKTPYYTLQISSIFSLNTYVGIKYLFNYQRYKLIFVFITSKIIPLFIFCLTFTYYFFFKNITNFNSKENTFLILGLLFFGLSWSFIKHKNSFTEILIALIIGPYLLTSFVLQSGLFTDRSRELREQMEYISSIDIVKNQKINVIKSGINNSISQSKIIRISLLTPKLGERLEGIDQLKKSELAWSTEFREIKNNNYVYEVIYENDILKPWKLIIKK
- a CDS encoding glycosyltransferase family 2 protein, with product MKSVNTWNLTNNKLHQLFKDNNEFIAITVRGNTWEPITRWLKFDSRVFRETTSKARITLCDIESLAEIYNYRSIRWKAKKLTPLPTKLIPRSLKNIFRKLPIIKQLAYELEIFFYKYNANTSDHLISIVIPARNEEGNKKLLINALNKFKKIPNNLEIIFVEGNSSDNTYKILQELKESFSDFFKISLLKQTYKGKKNAVVEGFNISKGQTLAIIDSDFTVDIDDSIAAIMESTKNENILINCARTTFPMEKDAMRWANYIGNRLFAIFLSILINKPVSDSLCGTKVFSRKFFRLMKQNGSWDSKSDPFGDFTIIFEAANNNIKILNYPVRYYARQSGAPNISRWIDGLKLLKVCWIYMISDI